Part of the Plasmodium vinckei vinckei genome assembly, chromosome: PVVCY_13 genome, atagacttagttttttttgtaataactatgaataaattataCATCCGCACAATGTGTGTGTGTATTAGCATTTGCTAGTAAATGGGAATAtctctatatatatgcgtatatatgtatatacacTCATACGCgtatataatgaattaaaatttaaagatcataacaaaaaaaatgtaatagtAAATGAACAAAGTCATAAATTTCATATACcatgaatttttaatacattatataatatgttttttttaacaattttgttacataatttgtaatatatctttatattttttttaaattttccaAAAATTAACATAAATTTAACTTAGTTATTATGTAAACCCTAATTGTTTGGTCCAATGAAGCAAAAGCACAAAGACCTAACTTGTCCTTATTCCAATCAAATGAAATTATTGGTTGGGTTGAAACATTTAGGTGATTCAATTTGTCTAGTTCTCCTACAATTCCTTTTTTGTAGCCTTTTAATTCGTCAAACAcgaaatttttttctggattaatgtatttatataaaattagcTAAAAAGAAGGAAATGaaacataattaaaataatgcaAGAATAGGATAAAACCTGCATAATTTCCCCCCTAAATTTGTgtaatttttacatttcCGTCACCTCCTAAACACGCAAAAATATCACGGTTTTGTGGTAAAAAGGGTGTATCCCAGCATGTTCCTATTTTAAAgagtatatatgtatatttataaaatccgttttttattttaactatacaattttgaataaacatatatgcTATACTAATATGCCTACAATAAGAGCTTATTCTTTAtgagataaatatatagataattttttaatataattatatcgAACCGGAAACTACTTGGTCTTTGCTGTGTGAATATCCATAACCTTCACTATAGACAtctaaattaaatatataaatatttccttCTAAAGTTGAGCAAATtagtttgtttttttttgtatcttTTCTGTCATAATTAACCGAACACACTCCATTGTTAACATTAACCTTGagaaatatacatataaacattatgtattcatatattttacatttccCACAGTTGATCCATGGGTGTGATCCAGTGTATACATTCaaacttttaattttgtacagttttaaaaaatgagtaTTCATATGCTATTACCTCATGTTCAATTGATACCATTTTTAAgtcaaaaaattttatatccCCATTATCGTAACCTGCACAAATATTTAGATTTTCATGATAATTCCCACTAAAGGTGTTTTCTTCAATGTAATTATTTCCTAAATCAGAAGGAGatcaatataatttatatcgattcataaatatgtatatatatttatgggTTAACAATGTGCTCTTTCCATTACTTATGTTAGGttctatttattaatatttctaaCCTGTTGAAACACACCAACAATCAGGGATATAAGGTGCGTCTTTTGGAGGTTCTAAACTTATAGCCTGCGATAAAAGATGAAATtcgataaaaattattacgCATAAATGAGataatcaaatatatttaaaaaaaaattaagcaTAGTTAATACTTATGTCCATATAAagtgtaaataaaaaagtggAGAATGTAGTACTTTgttatcatcattattgCTACTGTTATTAATATTGCTTTCATTTTACGATATTGAATTTGTTTTATGAAagttcatttattattgtttatatggtttatatttttctattttatcTTACTTCATTATTTGTTCGAATGTCGAAAACCTTAACAGATC contains:
- a CDS encoding WD repeat-containing protein 92, putative — its product is MNAQNKPQIIEHINHSLDNTVYDVKWVDKKSSIISAGERLDKKGYISICNLNKGKFTCISNSKTDNGIKTITPFYSYSGAYTIACGAFDGRILLYDINNMSKEYYSIKKHTKLINKIDCKNSKNNNIIVTGSRDGSVKVFDIRTNNEAISLEPPKDAPYIPDCWCVSTGNNYIEENTFSGNYHENLNICAGYDNGDIKFFDLKMVSIEHEVNVNNGVCSVNYDRKDTKKNKLICSTLEGNIYIFNLDVYSEGYGYSHSKDQVVSGTCWDTPFLPQNRDIFACLGGDGNLILYKYINPEKNFVFDELKGYKKGIVGELDKLNHLNVSTQPIISFDWNKDKLGLCAFASLDQTIRVYIITKLNLC